Proteins encoded in a region of the Raphanus sativus cultivar WK10039 chromosome 8, ASM80110v3, whole genome shotgun sequence genome:
- the LOC108821199 gene encoding probable pectate lyase 3, with protein sequence MTSAFLNIGSYLFVFCLSFLATLTSPAGANVAVFDDYWTQRQSDALKQTMASFDPNPLNVTDHLNYHAALAMDATESVNNTRRELSQVRNGRKLRKRSRKCVAYNPIDKCWRCNGDWEKNRKKLADCVLGFGRKTTGGKDGPFYVVNDPSDDDLINPKPGTLRHAVTRDGPLWIIFGSSMIIKLQQELIITSNKTIDGRGARVYIMEGAGLTVQFVNNVIIHNIYVKHVVPKSGGLIRDSEQHIGLRTVSDGDGISLFGATNVWIDHVSMTRCSDGMIDAILGSTAITISNSHFTDHEEVMLFGANDKHVIDKKMQITVAFNHFGKRLDQRMPRCRFGTIHVVNNDYTHWEMYAIGGNMNPTIISQGNRFIAPPNERARQVTKREYTPYSAWKMWNWQSEGDYFLNGAYFVQSGRQNAWSPKPVNPVPRKFAIRPQPGKMVRKLTMDAGVLGCKPGTAC encoded by the exons ATGACATCAGCGTTTTTGAATATTGGCAGCTACCTTTTCGTCTTCTGCTTGTCCTTCTTAGCAACATTGACTTCACCTGCTGGAGCCAATGTTGCTGTATTCGACGACTACTGGACACAACGTCAAAGCGATGCATTGAAACAAACCATGGCCTCTTTCGATCCTAATCCTCTTAATGTCACCGACCATTTGAATTACCATGCCGCTTT AGCGATGGACGCCACGGAATCTGTCAACAACACCAGGAGAGAGCTTTCACAGGTGAGAAATGGTCGGAAACTGCGAAAGAGAAGCAGGAAATGCGTAGCTTACAACCCCATAGACAAATGCTGGCGATGCAACGGTGACTGGGAGAAGAACCGTAAGAAACTAGCGGACTGTGTGCTCGGATTCGGCAGGAAAACCACCGGAGGCAAAGACGGACCTTTCTACGTCGTCAACGACCCCTCCGATGACGATCTTATCAACCCCAAGCCAGGAACGCTAAGGCACGCGGTGACGAGAGACGGACCGCTTTGGATCATATTCGGAAGCAGCATGATCATAAAATTGCAACAAGAACTGATCATAACGAGCAATAAAACGATCGATGGACGAGGAGCTAGGGTTTACATCATGGAAGGTGCTGGATTAACGGTGCAGTTTGTGAACAATGTGATCATACACAATATTTATGTCAAGCACGTTGTTCCTAAGAGCGGTGGTTTGATCAGAGACTCCGAGCAGCATATAGGGCTTAGGACGGTGAGCGATGGTGATGGAATCAGTTTGTTTGGTGCAACTAATGTCTGGATCGATCATGTCTCTATGACAAGATGTTCAGATGGTATGATCGATGCGATTCTTGGCTCCACTGCTATAACTATTTCCAACAGCCATTTCACCGACCACGAAGAG GTGATGCTATTTGGGGCAAATGACAAACACGTGATCGACAAGAAAATGCAAATAACAGTTGCGTTCAACCACTTTGGCAAGAGATTGGATCAAAGGATGCCTCGTTGCAGATTCGGAACGATCCATGTGGTGAACAATGACTACACACATTGGGAAATGTATGCAATTGGTGGAAACATGAACCCTACAATCATTAGTCAAGGCAACCGTTTCATTGCTCCTCCTAATGAACGAGCCAGACAGGTTACAAAGAGAGAGTACACGCCTTACAGTGCTTGGAAAATGTGGAATTGGCAATCAGAAGGAGATTACTTCTTGAATGGGGCTTACTTTGTGCAATCCGGAAGACAAAATGCATGGAGCCCTAAACCGGTTAACCCTGTCCCAAGAAAGTTTGCCATACGACCTCAACCGGGAAAAATGGTCCGTAAACTCACCATGGATGCAGGAGTACTTGGCTGCAAGCCGGGTACAGCATGCTGA
- the LOC108822539 gene encoding ubiquitin-conjugating enzyme E2 1-like, with product MMKSEGRMSTPARKRLMRDFKRLQQDPPPGVIGAPRDNNIMHWDAVIFGPNDTPWDGGTFKLSLQFSEDYPNKPLRVRFVSRMFHPNILADGSIFLDILQDQWLPIYDVASILISIQSLLCDPNTDSYANSEAARMYSESKREYNRRVRGVVEESWTSDW from the exons ATGATGAAGTCAGAGGGGAGGATGTCCACGCCAGCAAGGAAGAGGTTGATGAGGGATTTCAAGAGATTGCAGCAAGACCCACCTCCTGGAGTGATCGGTGCTCCGCGAGACAATAATATCATGCACTGGGACGCTGTCATATTTGG GCCTAATGACACCCCATGGGATGGAG GTACTTTCAAACTCTCACTGCAGTTCTCTGAAGATTATCCTAATAAGCCGCTAAGAGTTCGTTTTGTGTCACGGATGTTCCATCCAAATA TTTTGGCAGATGGGAGTATTTTCTTGGACATTCTGCAAGACCAGTGGCTCCCTATATATGATGTTGCTTCTATACTTATCTCCATCCAG TCGTTGCTCTGTGACCCTAATACGGATTCTTATGCAAACTCTGAAGCTGCTCGGATGTACAGCGAAAGCAAGCGTGAGTACAACAGAAGAGTGCGTGGTGTTGTTGAGGAAAGCTGGACTTCTGACTGGTAG
- the LOC108822541 gene encoding ubiquitin-conjugating enzyme E2 1 — MSTPARKRLMRDFKRLQQDPPAGISGAPQDNNIMLWNAVIFGPDDTPWDGGTFKLSLQFSEDYPNKPPTVRFVSRMFHPNIYADGSICLDILQNQWSPIYDVAAILTSIQSLLCDPNPNSPANSEAARMYSESKREYNRRVRDVVEQSWTAD; from the exons ATGTCGACACCAGCAAGGAAGAGGTTGATGAGGGATTTCAAGAGGTTGCAGCAAGACCCACCTGCTGGTATCAGCGGTGCTCCACAAGACAATAACATCATGCTCTGGAACGCTGTCATATTCGG GCCTGATGACACACCATGGGATGGAG GTACTTTCAAACTGTCACTGCAGTTCTCTGAAGATTATCCTAATAAACCTCCAACAGTTCGTTTTGTGTCACGGATGTTTCATCCAAATA TTTATGCAGATGGGAGTATTTGCTTGGACATTCTGCAAAACCAGTGGAGCCCTATATATGATGTTGCTGCTATACTTACCTCCATCCAG TCGCTGCTCTGTGACCCTAATCCGAATTCTCCTGCAAACTCGGAAGCCGCTCGGATGTACAGCGAAAGCAAGCGTGAGTACAACAGAAGAGTGCGCGATGTTGTTGAGCAAAGCTGGACTGCTGACTAG
- the LOC108819384 gene encoding single-stranded DNA-binding protein WHY1, chloroplastic produces MSQLLSSPLMAASYNPFASPRFLSSSSSVLVPGGGGGLAVKRHGLASKPVRKLNLSVKSRQTDYFEKQRFGDSSSSSQNGEGAPARFYVGHSIYKGKAALTVEPRAPEFVSLDSGAFKLSKDGFLLLQFAPAAGVRQYDWSKKQVFSLSVSEIGTLVSLGPRESCEFFHDPNKGKSDEGKVRKVLKVEPLPDGSGHFFNLSVQNKLLNVDESIYIPITRAEFTVLVSAFNFVLPYLIGWHAFANSIKPEETNRTNNASPNYGGDYEWNR; encoded by the exons ATGTCGCAACTCTTATCTTCTCCTCTGATGGCTGCAAGTTACAATCCTTTTGCTAGCCCTCGCTTTctctcttcgtcttcttcagTACTCGTCcccggcggcggcggcggtcTCGCCGTGAAACGACATGGACTAGCTTCGAAACCGGTGAGGAAGTTGAATCTCTCGGTGAAGTCCCGGCAGACGGATTACTTCGAGAAGCAGAGGTTCGGTgactcgtcttcttcttcacagaACG GTGAAGGAGCACCGGCTAGGTTTTACGTGGGTCATTCGATCTACAAAGGGAAAGCTGCGTTAACAGTGGAGCCAAGAGCACCGGAGTTTGTGTCTTTAGAC TCTGGAGCTTTCAAGTTGTCGAAAGATGGGTTTCTACTGCTTCAGTTTGCTCCTGCAGCTGGTGTAAGGCAATACGATTGGAGCAAGAAACAG GTGTTCTCATTGTCGGTTTCAGAGATTGGAACTCTAGTTAGCCTAGGCCCGAGGGAGTCTTGTGAGTTCTTCCATGATCCTAACAAGGGGAAAAG CGATGAAGGAAAGGTGAGGAAAGTGTTGAAAGTTGAGCCTCTCCCTGATGGTTCTGGCCACTTCTTCAACCTAA GTGTTCAAAACAAGCTTTTGAATGTTGATGAGAGCATTTACATACCAATCACTAGAGCAGAGTTTACTGTTCTGGTCTCTGCTTTCAAT TTCGTCTTGCCTTACCTTATAGGCTGGCACGCATTTGCGAACTCCATCAAACCAGAAGAGACAAACCGTACGAACAACGCTTCACCTAACTATGGAGGAGACTATGAATGGAATAGATAG
- the LOC108822540 gene encoding ubiquitin-conjugating enzyme E2 1-like, whose protein sequence is MINTRMMSTPAKKRLMTDFKRLQQDPYDGISGSPQDNNIMRWNAVIFGPDDSPWDGGTFKLSLQFSEDYPNKPPKVRFVSRMFHPNIYADGRICLDILQNQDWSPVYDVGAILISIQSLLCDPNTDTSANSEAARMYSESKREYDRRVRDVVEESWTSD, encoded by the exons ATGATAAACACCAGGATGATGTCGACGCCAGCAAAAAAGAGGTTGATGACGGATTTCAAGAGGTTGCAGCAAGACCCATATGATGGAATAAGCGGATCTCCACAAGACAACAATATCATGCGCTGGAATGCTGTCATATTCGG GCCTGATGACTCCCCATGGGATGGAG GTACTTTCAAACTCTCACTGCAGTTCTCAGAAGATTATCCTAATAAGCCGCCAAAAGTTCGTTTTGTGTCACGGATGTTCCATCCAAATA TTTATGCAGATGGGCGTATATGCTTGGACATTCTGCAAAACCAGGACTGGAGCCCTGTATATGATGTTGGTGCTATACTTATCTCTATCCAG TCGTTGCTCTGTGACCCTAATACGGATACTTCTGCAAACTCGGAAGCCGCTCGGATGTACAGCGAAAGCAAGCGTGAGTACGACAGAAGAGTGCGTGATGTTGTTGAGGAAAGCTGGACTTCTGACTAG
- the LOC130498463 gene encoding F-box/LRR-repeat/kelch-repeat protein At1g09650-like, producing MEPLLHDVVERIMEMLPVKSLLRFKAVSKQWQSTIESRYFQESQLNHREQSRDPDVLMVGVHSSDVKDTNIESLRTLVSGSLSSVKIPTSWENIFYSVCRNSCDGLVCLYRSHISCLVANPATGWHRTLPRPLCHLQRGIRNYRVGFGKDKFTGIYKPVSLYNGREEATTCEVFDFSTNTWRWATSLVHSVQRDQSYFFGSSHRNFSSHI from the exons ATGGAACCGCTGCTCCACGATGTCGTAGAGCGCATCATGGAGATGCTTCCGGTGAAATCTCTGCTAAGATTCAAGGCTGTATCGAAGCAATGGCAATCAACAATAGAATCACGATACTTCCAAGAGAGTCAGTTAAATCATCGTGAGCAATCACGAGATCCAGATGTCCTCATGGTAGGCGTACACTCGTCCGATGTTAAAGACACAAATATAGAATCTCTAAGAACATTGGTGTCAGGTTCGTTATCATCGGTTAAGATCCCTACTTCTTGGGAGAACATATTTTACTCAGTCTGTAGGAATAGCTGCGACGGTCTCGTTTGTCTTTACCGTTCGCATATATCTTGTCTTGTTGCCAATCCCGCCACTGGATGGCATCGGACTCTTCCTCGTCCTCTCTGCCACTTACAGCGAGGTATACGAAACTATAGGGTTGGTTTCGGTAAGGACAAGTTCACGGGCATATACAAGCCTGTTTCGCTATATAACGGGCGAGAAGAAGCTACTACATGCGAAGTTTTTGACTTTAGCACTAATACTTGGAG ATGGGCAACTTCATTGGTTCACTCAGTGCAAAGAGACCAGAGTTAtttctttggatcttcacaCCGAAACTTTTCAAGTCATATCTAG